In Pseudomonas poae, a single genomic region encodes these proteins:
- a CDS encoding long-chain fatty acid--CoA ligase: MNEDFWKDKYPAGIASEINPDEYPNIQAVLKQSCQRFANKPAFSNLGKTITYGELYELSGAFAAYLQQHTDLKPGDRIAVQLPNVLQYPVAVFGAIRAGLIVVNTNPLYTAREMEHQFNDSGAKALVCLANMAHLAEKVVPKTTVKHVIVTEVADLLPPLKRLLINSVIKYVKKMVPAFHLPNAIKFNDVLAKGHGQPVSDASPASSDVAVLQYTGGTTGVAKGAMLTHRNLVANMLQCKALMGSNLNEGCEILITPLPLYHIYAFTFHCMAMMLIGNHNILISNPRDLPAMVKELSKWKFSGFVGLNTLFVALCNNEAFRKLDFSALKVTLSGGMALQLAAAERWKAVTGCGICEGYGMTETSPVATVNPIQNIQIGTIGIPVPSTVCKVIADDGTELALGETGELCVKGPQVMKGYWQRQDATDEMLDSEGWLKTGDIAIIQPDGYMRIVDRKKDMILVSGFNVYPNELEDVLAGLPGVLQCAAIGVPDEKSGEHIKLFIVVKPGATLTKDQVMEHMRANVTGYKVPKAVEFRDALPTTNVGKILRRELRDEELKKLGLKK, from the coding sequence ATGAACGAAGACTTTTGGAAGGATAAGTACCCCGCCGGGATTGCTTCAGAGATCAATCCAGACGAGTATCCGAATATTCAGGCGGTACTGAAACAGTCCTGCCAGCGCTTCGCCAACAAACCGGCTTTCAGCAACCTGGGCAAGACAATCACCTACGGTGAGTTGTACGAATTGTCCGGCGCATTCGCCGCGTACCTGCAACAGCACACCGACCTGAAGCCCGGCGACCGCATCGCCGTGCAACTGCCCAATGTCCTGCAATACCCGGTCGCCGTATTCGGCGCCATCCGTGCCGGCCTGATCGTGGTCAACACCAACCCGTTGTACACCGCGCGGGAAATGGAACACCAATTCAACGACTCCGGTGCCAAGGCTCTGGTCTGCCTGGCCAACATGGCCCACCTGGCGGAAAAGGTCGTACCCAAGACCACCGTCAAGCACGTGATCGTTACCGAAGTCGCCGACCTGTTGCCGCCGCTCAAGCGCCTGCTCATCAACAGCGTCATCAAGTACGTGAAGAAGATGGTTCCGGCCTTTCACCTGCCGAACGCGATCAAGTTCAACGACGTGCTGGCCAAGGGGCACGGTCAACCGGTCAGCGACGCCAGCCCGGCCAGCAGCGATGTTGCGGTTCTGCAATACACTGGCGGCACCACCGGCGTGGCCAAGGGGGCGATGCTTACCCACCGCAACCTCGTCGCCAACATGCTGCAGTGCAAGGCGCTGATGGGCTCCAACCTCAACGAGGGCTGCGAGATCCTGATCACCCCGCTGCCGCTGTACCACATCTATGCGTTCACCTTCCATTGCATGGCGATGATGCTGATCGGCAACCACAACATCCTGATCAGCAACCCGCGCGACCTGCCGGCGATGGTCAAGGAACTGTCCAAGTGGAAGTTCAGTGGCTTTGTCGGCCTGAACACGCTGTTCGTGGCGCTGTGCAACAACGAGGCGTTCCGCAAGCTGGACTTCTCCGCGCTGAAGGTCACCCTGTCGGGCGGCATGGCCCTGCAACTGGCGGCCGCCGAACGTTGGAAAGCCGTGACCGGCTGTGGCATCTGCGAAGGCTATGGCATGACCGAAACCAGCCCGGTAGCCACGGTGAACCCGATCCAGAATATCCAGATCGGCACCATCGGCATTCCGGTCCCGTCCACTGTCTGCAAGGTCATTGCCGACGACGGCACCGAGCTGGCGCTGGGCGAAACCGGTGAGCTGTGCGTCAAGGGCCCGCAAGTGATGAAGGGCTACTGGCAGCGCCAGGACGCTACCGACGAAATGCTCGACAGCGAAGGCTGGCTCAAGACCGGCGACATCGCCATCATCCAGCCAGACGGCTACATGCGCATTGTCGACCGCAAGAAGGACATGATCCTGGTCTCGGGCTTCAACGTGTACCCCAACGAACTGGAAGACGTGCTGGCAGGCCTGCCGGGCGTGCTGCAATGCGCGGCCATCGGTGTGCCGGACGAGAAATCCGGGGAACACATCAAGCTGTTTATCGTGGTCAAGCCAGGCGCCACCCTGACCAAAGACCAGGTGATGGAGCACATGCGCGCCAACGTCACTGGCTACAAGGTGCCTAAGGCCGTCGAATTCCGCGATGCGTTGCCGACCACCAACGTGGGCAAGATCCTGCGCCGTGAGTTGCGTGATGAAGAGCTGAAAAAGCTGGGCCTGAAAAAGTAA
- a CDS encoding methyltransferase, with amino-acid sequence MKTTFAALSLTALLLPTFSQAADTPISAKQYQSVLAGSWRDPANSARDGYRHPQQTLEFFGLGAKQTVIEITPGGGWYSEVLSPLLKDHGQYIAAVQAASTSAYARTSEENLKNKFAADPTRYGNAQVVEFDPKAPVFGKPASADAVLTFRNVHNWVEAGTAPATFSAFYKVLKPGGVLGVEDHRAKDGADLEAIKDTGYLTTDQVVKLATDAGFKLARQSEVNANPKDTKDYPAGVWTLPPTLKLGEQDKAKYVAIGESDRMTLRFIKPAK; translated from the coding sequence ATGAAAACGACGTTTGCAGCGCTGTCCCTTACTGCCCTCCTCCTCCCCACCTTTAGCCAGGCCGCCGACACGCCGATCAGCGCCAAGCAGTACCAAAGCGTACTGGCCGGCAGCTGGCGCGACCCGGCCAACAGCGCCCGCGACGGTTATCGCCATCCACAGCAGACCCTGGAGTTCTTTGGCCTGGGCGCCAAGCAGACGGTGATCGAAATCACCCCGGGCGGCGGCTGGTACAGCGAGGTGCTGTCACCACTGCTCAAGGATCACGGGCAGTACATCGCCGCCGTGCAGGCCGCCAGCACCAGCGCCTATGCGCGCACATCCGAGGAGAACCTGAAAAACAAATTCGCCGCGGACCCGACGCGTTACGGCAATGCCCAAGTCGTCGAGTTCGATCCCAAGGCGCCGGTATTCGGCAAGCCGGCGTCGGCGGATGCCGTACTGACGTTCCGCAACGTGCATAACTGGGTGGAAGCAGGCACTGCGCCGGCCACCTTCAGCGCGTTTTACAAGGTGCTCAAACCGGGCGGCGTACTGGGTGTGGAAGATCATCGAGCCAAGGACGGAGCAGATCTTGAGGCGATCAAGGACACGGGTTACCTCACCACGGACCAGGTGGTGAAGCTGGCGACCGATGCCGGGTTCAAGCTGGCAAGGCAAAGTGAAGTGAACGCCAATCCGAAGGACACCAAGGATTATCCGGCAGGTGTGTGGACCTTGCCGCCAACGTTGAAGTTGGGGGAGCAGGATAAAGCCAAGTATGTGGCGATTGGGGAGTCGGATCGGATGACGTTGCGGTTCATTAAACCCGCCAAGTAA
- a CDS encoding N-acetyltransferase, with protein MPELTIDLLAEPLWPLLNKFYRSHNSSMRALKGGQLWVARDGEIVAGLCLTPVVGGQWLTGVFVDPAYRGQGLAATLILEAVASVEGTVWLLCHPDLEGLYQRMGFTQDTVLPQSLSERLVRYKRNKPMIAMGLERLVRTTSDNV; from the coding sequence ATGCCCGAGTTGACCATCGATCTGCTGGCAGAGCCCCTGTGGCCGCTGCTGAACAAGTTTTACCGCAGCCACAATTCGTCGATGAGGGCGCTCAAGGGGGGTCAACTGTGGGTGGCGCGCGATGGCGAAATAGTCGCCGGGTTGTGCCTGACGCCGGTGGTGGGCGGGCAGTGGTTGACCGGCGTATTCGTGGACCCTGCGTATCGCGGCCAGGGGTTGGCGGCGACGTTGATTCTTGAGGCGGTGGCCTCAGTGGAGGGCACGGTTTGGTTGCTGTGCCATCCAGACCTGGAAGGGTTGTATCAACGCATGGGGTTCACCCAGGACACAGTGCTGCCCCAATCCTTGAGCGAGCGGCTGGTGCGTTACAAACGCAACAAGCCCATGATCGCCATGGGCTTAGAACGTTTGGTAAGGACGACCTCGGATAATGTGTGA
- a CDS encoding YihY/virulence factor BrkB family protein, producing MIFPVLDGLKLHKVLVRTVTEFVDDEMPTYASALAYQMLFSLFPFLLFLIALIGFLHLPDFFTWLRMQSELVLPPQALEQVNPVIDQLQQSKGGLLSVGIVIALWTASAGVRLMMSAMNAAYDVVEGRPIWKRFPLSIFYTIGIAGMLLAAAALMVLGPQVMEWLAGQIGMQEFVVTLWTILRWPLIVILLMFAVALMYYVMPDVKQKFRFITPGSVLAVVVWIVASLGFGYYVKTFADYNAMYGSIGAIIVLLLYFYISAAVLLLGAEMNAVIEHMSAEGKDPGEKDFDEHTVTDEKQHVSGLGRDHSKPTTDEV from the coding sequence ATGATTTTTCCGGTACTCGATGGTCTCAAACTGCACAAAGTGCTGGTGCGCACCGTCACGGAATTCGTCGATGACGAGATGCCCACCTACGCCTCGGCTCTGGCTTACCAGATGCTGTTTTCGCTGTTCCCCTTCCTGCTGTTCCTGATTGCCCTGATCGGTTTCCTGCACCTGCCGGACTTCTTCACGTGGCTGCGCATGCAGTCGGAATTGGTGTTGCCGCCCCAGGCCCTCGAGCAGGTCAACCCGGTGATCGACCAGTTGCAGCAATCCAAGGGTGGCCTGCTGTCGGTGGGTATCGTGATCGCGCTGTGGACAGCTTCGGCCGGTGTGCGCCTGATGATGAGCGCGATGAACGCGGCCTATGACGTGGTTGAAGGCCGGCCAATCTGGAAGCGCTTCCCGCTGTCGATTTTCTACACCATCGGCATTGCCGGCATGCTGCTGGCCGCTGCTGCGCTGATGGTGCTGGGTCCGCAAGTGATGGAGTGGCTGGCCGGGCAGATCGGCATGCAGGAATTCGTGGTCACCTTGTGGACCATCCTGCGTTGGCCGTTGATCGTGATTTTGCTGATGTTCGCCGTGGCCCTCATGTACTACGTGATGCCCGACGTGAAGCAGAAATTTCGCTTTATCACCCCAGGCTCCGTGCTGGCGGTGGTGGTGTGGATCGTCGCGTCCCTGGGCTTTGGCTACTACGTCAAGACCTTCGCCGACTACAACGCAATGTATGGCAGTATCGGTGCGATCATCGTCTTGCTGCTGTACTTCTATATTTCTGCCGCCGTGCTGTTGCTGGGCGCGGAGATGAATGCCGTGATCGAACACATGTCGGCCGAAGGCAAGGACCCCGGTGAGAAAGATTTTGATGAACACACTGTCACGGATGAAAAGCAACACGTCTCAGGCCTAGGCCGTGACCACTCCAAGCCCACTACCGATGAAGTCTGA
- a CDS encoding CsbD family protein, which translates to MGSTADKAKGLKDEAVGNIKQGVGKVTGNDKLRAEGVVQEKKGQVEKAVGDTKDAVKKATK; encoded by the coding sequence ATGGGCAGCACAGCGGATAAGGCAAAAGGTTTGAAAGACGAGGCCGTCGGCAACATCAAGCAAGGCGTCGGCAAAGTCACCGGTAACGACAAACTGCGCGCTGAAGGCGTGGTGCAGGAAAAGAAAGGCCAGGTCGAAAAGGCCGTCGGCGACACCAAGGACGCAGTGAAGAAAGCGACCAAGTAA